Proteins encoded together in one Prinia subflava isolate CZ2003 ecotype Zambia chromosome 23, Cam_Psub_1.2, whole genome shotgun sequence window:
- the TULP1 gene encoding tubby-related protein 1, whose protein sequence is MKPKEDKSDPDSKAKSAKSTKKEPMSMFQVKKEKKSKKKAATSSDEEDDSDSSTKPIRSEKKKNPASLFQTGGDPPKEKKSKKKVPPKGVESEEDTPETLQKNSNKKGKAKKSKKQKEERPPSPVIEVDNLEEFVLQPAPQGVTVKCRVTRDKKGMDRGLYPTYYLHLDNDKKVFLLAGRKRKKSKTSNYLISIDPTDLSRGGENFIGKLRSNLMGTRFTVFDNGANPDRANADWSNVRQELSAVVYETNVLGFKGPRKMTVIIPGMNADCERVPIRPRNDNDGLLMRWQNRNMDNVIELHNKAPVWNDETQSYVLNFHGRVTHASVKNFQIVHSSDPDYIVMQFGRVADDAFTMDYNYPLCAVQAFAIALSSFDGKLACE, encoded by the exons ATGAAGCCGAAGG AAGACAAGAGTGACCCTGACAGCAAAGCCAAATCTGCCAAAAGCACCAAGAAGGAGCCAATGTCCATGTTCCAGgtgaagaaggagaagaaaagcaagaagaaag CTGCCACCAGCAGTGATGAGGAGGATGATTCCGACTCCAGCACCAAACCCATTAGgtcagagaagaagaaaaacccagcaTCCCTCTTTCAGACTGGTGGGGACCccccaaaagagaaaaaatccaaaaagaaAG TTCCTCCCAAAGGGGTTGAGAGTGAGGAGGACACCCCGGAGACCCTGCAGAAAAACTCCAACAAGAAGGGGAAagcaaagaaatcaaagaag cagaaggaggagAGGCCCCCATCCCCTGTCATCGAGGTGGACAACCTGGAGGAgtttgtgctgcagccagcgCCACAGGGGGTGACGGTCAAATGCCGGGTGACACGGGACAAGAAGGGCATGGACAGGGGCCTTTACCCCACCTATTACCTTCACTTGGACAATGACAAGAAG GTGTTCCTCCTTGCTGGGAGGAAGCGTAAGAAGAGCAAAACCTCCAACTACCTCATCTCCATCGACCCCACTGACCTGTCACGGGGTGGAGAGAACTTCATCGGGAAGCTGAG GTCCAACCTGATGGGCACGAGGTTCACCGTGTTCGACAACGGCGCCAACCCCGACAGGGCCAACGCCGACTGGTCCAACGTGCGCCAGGAGCTCTCAGCCGTGGTCTAC GAGACCAATGTTTTAGGGTTCAAAGGCCCCCGGAAGATGACTGTGATCATCCCAGGGATGAACGCTGACTGTGAGCGGGTGCCCATCCGGCCCCGGAAC GATAACGATGGGCTCCTGATGCGATGGCAGAACAGGAACATGGACAACGTCATCGAGCTGCACAACAAAGCCCCCGTTTGGAATGATGAGACCCAATCCTACGTCCTCAATTTCCATGGCCGGGTCACCCACGCCTCCGTCAAAAATTTCCAGATTGTGCACAGCAGTGACC CCGACTACATCGTGATGCAGTTCGGGCGTGTGGCGGACGACGCCTTCACCATGGACTACAACTACCCCCTGTGCGCCGTGCAGGCCTTCGCCATCGCCCTCTCCAGCTTTGATGGGAAGCTGGCCTGCGAGTAG
- the FKBP5 gene encoding peptidyl-prolyl cis-trans isomerase FKBP5 — protein sequence MTTDEATKSEGEVQAAALAERGEDITPAKDRGVLKIIKRPGSEDESPMIGDKVYVHYKGKLANGKKFDSSRDRNEPFIFSLGKGQVIKAWDIGVATMKKGEVCYLLCKPEYAYGSAGSAPKIPSNATLFFEVELLDFKGEDLFEDGGIIRRIKRKGEGYSNPNEGATVDIHLEGFCGGRRFDCKDVKFVVGEGEDHDIPIGIDKALEKMQRGEHCILYLSPRYGFGEAGKPKFGIQGNAELVYEVTLKSFEKAKESWEMDTKEKLEQAAVVKEKGTMYFKEGKYLQAVIQYGKIVSWLEMEYGLSEKESKASESFLLAAFLNLAMCYLKLREYAKAVECCDKALGLDQDNEKGLYRRGEARLLMNEFELAKCDFQKVLEVNPQNKAAKSQISVCQKKTKEHNERDRRIYANMFTKFAERDAKEAASKTGVEKTAEKAACEKGTKTPGGEGEEAEGHV from the exons ATGACCACTGATGAGGCCACCAAGAGTGAAGGggaggtgcaggcagcagctctggctgagcGTGGGGAGGACATCACCCCAGCCAAGGACCGAGGGGTTCTGAAG ATCATTAAACGACCTGGGAGTGAGGATGAGTCTCCCATGATTGGGGACAAGGTTTATGTGCACTACAAAGGGAAACTGGCCAACGGGAAAAAATTTGACTCCAGCCGTGATCGGAACGAGCCCTTCATCTTCAGCCTGGGCAAGG GTCAGGTAATCAAGGCGTGGGACATTGGGGTGGCCACCATGAAGAAGGGAGAGGTCTGCTACCTGCTCTGCAAACCCGAGTATGCGTACggctctgctggcagtgcccccaaaatcccctccaATGCCACCCTCTTTTTCGAG gtCGAGCTGCTCGACTTCAAAGGCGAGGACTTGTTTGAGGACGGAGGAATAATCCGGAGGAtcaagaggaaaggagaaggtTACTCCAACCCCAATGAAGGTGCTACCGTGGACA tTCACCTGGAGGGATTCTGTGGCGGCCGCAGGTTCGACTGCAAGGATGTGAAATTCGTGGTGGGCGAAGGGGAGGACCACGACATCCCCATCGGCATTGACAAGGCCCTGGAGAAGATGCAGAGGGGAGAGCACTGCATCCTCTACCTCAGCCCACG gtaCGGCTTTGGCGAGGCAGGGAAGCCAAAATTCGGCATCCAGGGGAACGCGGAGCTGGTGTACGAGGTGACCCTGAAGAGCTTTGAGAAG GCCAAGGAGTCGTGGGAGATGGACACCAAGGAGAagctggagcaggcagctgtggTCAAGGAGAAGGGCACGATGTATTTCAAG GAAGGCAAATACCTGCAGGCAGTGATTCAGTATGGGAAGATTGTGTCCTGGCTGGAGATGGAGTATGGTTTATCTGAGAAGGAGTCGAAAGCCTCTGAGTCCTTCCTGCTGGCTGCCTTCCTCAACCTGGCCATGTGCTACCTGAAGCTGCGAGAGTACGCCAAGGCCGTCGAGTGCTGTGACAAG GCTCTGGGGTTGGACCAGGACAACGAGAAAGGCTTGTACAGGAGGGGTGAAGCCAGGTTATTGATGAACGAGTTCGAGCTGGCCAAATGTGACTTTCAAAAAGTGCTGGAAGTGAATCCACAGAACAAAGCAGCGAAATCCCAGATCTCCGTGTGCCAGAAGAAAACCAAGGAGCACAACGAGCGGGACCGGAGGATCTACGCCAACATGTTCACAAAGTTTGCAGAGAGGGATGCAAAG GAAGCAGCCAGCAAAACTGGTGTGGAAAAAACAGCGGAGAAGGCAGCGTGTGAAAAAGGGACAAAAACTCCTGGTGGTGAAGGTGAAGAGGCTGAAGGACACGTAtga